In Kordiimonas sp. SCSIO 12610, the following are encoded in one genomic region:
- a CDS encoding RidA family protein, translated as MSVADRLTSLGIDLPKPAAPVANYVPFVISGNIISISGQIPMGPDGLAFQGKVGQEVSIDDAIRAAHLCALNLIAQMNAAVDGDLERISRVIKLGGFVNCVDGFGDQPKVINAASDLMVDVFGDKGRHSRSAVGTNALPMNVPVEIDALVEIS; from the coding sequence ATGAGCGTAGCTGACCGCCTGACTTCCCTTGGTATTGACCTTCCAAAACCAGCGGCACCCGTTGCCAACTATGTTCCCTTTGTTATTTCTGGCAATATCATAAGTATCTCTGGCCAAATCCCTATGGGCCCTGATGGCCTGGCTTTCCAAGGCAAAGTTGGTCAGGAAGTCTCTATTGATGACGCCATTCGGGCCGCACACCTTTGTGCGCTCAATTTGATTGCACAAATGAATGCTGCGGTCGACGGAGACCTAGAGCGTATTTCACGTGTCATAAAATTGGGTGGTTTCGTTAACTGTGTCGATGGTTTTGGCGACCAACCAAAAGTCATTAATGCTGCGAGCGATTTGATGGTTGACGTTTTTGGTGATAAAGGCAGGCATAGCCGTTCAGCAGTTGGAACCAACGCACTTCCCATGAATGTCCCTGTTGAAATTGACGCGCTTGTAGAAATTTCATAA
- a CDS encoding glycerophosphodiester phosphodiesterase family protein codes for MANSSERYFPWLRTSKIAHRGLFEAGTEREENTLAAIKAAVDAGLGIEIDVRITADDLIVVFHDETLDRMTNATGHVGRFGLQLLKKHMVGNSGKSMPTLPEALEVINGDVPLFIEIKSSPSIDIQKTCAGVRHCFEGYRGPVAVMSFDPRIIAWFKKYMPSYPRGWVIGREALLSIKDRILSKYVLWKTKPDFLACDINLLPNSLTSNWSSRGLPLLTWTVRTQSHQEIARMYADGMIFETTNSVEAMNDTGSSEGANP; via the coding sequence ATGGCAAATTCATCTGAAAGATACTTCCCCTGGCTTAGAACATCAAAAATTGCCCACAGGGGGTTGTTTGAAGCCGGAACCGAGCGCGAAGAAAATACGCTGGCCGCAATCAAAGCCGCCGTTGATGCTGGCCTTGGCATCGAAATTGACGTTCGGATTACCGCCGATGATTTAATCGTCGTCTTTCATGATGAAACCTTGGACAGAATGACAAATGCAACAGGCCATGTGGGGCGTTTTGGCCTCCAGCTTCTAAAAAAGCACATGGTAGGCAATTCTGGAAAGTCCATGCCTACGCTCCCGGAAGCGCTTGAGGTGATTAACGGCGATGTTCCTTTGTTCATAGAAATAAAGTCATCGCCGTCGATTGATATTCAGAAAACCTGTGCTGGGGTTCGCCATTGCTTTGAAGGCTATCGCGGTCCTGTTGCGGTTATGTCCTTTGACCCAAGAATAATAGCCTGGTTTAAAAAATATATGCCATCCTATCCACGGGGTTGGGTTATCGGCAGGGAAGCTTTGCTAAGCATAAAGGATCGTATCCTCAGCAAATATGTTTTGTGGAAAACCAAACCAGATTTTCTGGCGTGTGATATTAATCTATTGCCAAACAGCTTAACCTCAAATTGGTCAAGCCGCGGGTTACCCTTGTTAACATGGACCGTTCGGACACAAAGTCATCAAGAAATAGCACGTATGTATGCTGACGGTATGATCTTTGAAACCACAAACAGCGTAGAAGCCATGAACGATACTGGCTCTAGTGAAGGTGCAAATCCGTAA
- a CDS encoding GNAT family N-acetyltransferase, which translates to MVETKNLVAKIVNSISEIPKTSWDACNNASANSSPFLSYDFLNALEISGCVNAETGWHPQHVVLYNTSDETDILAVMPLYLKGHSQGEYVFDHGWADAYERAGGRYYPKLQSSIPFTPATASKLLVKDCNNRQTYEQALISSAIQFARNAEISSLHLTFVPEREAASYKDMGLLIRNDQQFHWFNKGYQTFDDFLNALSSRKRKQIRKERRTALENGITIHHFSGDDLKEEHWDAFFEFYIDTGNRKWGQPYLNRQFFSEINKRMADKIVLMMCERGGDYIAGALNFIGSDTIYGRHWGCIEDHPCLHFETCYYQAIEYAINHGLKCVEAGAQGPHKIARGYEPTKTYSAHYLRDEGFHKAVENFLQMETREVDAHIEYLGERTPFKKGD; encoded by the coding sequence ATGGTAGAAACAAAAAACCTCGTCGCTAAAATCGTCAACAGCATTAGCGAAATTCCCAAAACCTCTTGGGATGCATGCAACAACGCAAGTGCTAACAGCAGCCCATTTTTATCCTACGACTTTCTGAATGCCCTCGAAATTTCCGGCTGTGTGAATGCCGAAACCGGCTGGCACCCACAGCACGTCGTTCTTTATAACACGAGTGACGAGACTGATATTCTGGCCGTTATGCCCTTGTACCTGAAGGGCCATAGCCAGGGCGAATATGTTTTTGATCATGGCTGGGCTGATGCCTACGAGCGCGCTGGTGGTCGCTATTATCCTAAATTACAGTCGTCTATTCCCTTCACACCGGCAACCGCATCCAAATTATTGGTCAAAGATTGCAATAATCGTCAAACATATGAACAAGCGCTGATATCGTCAGCAATACAATTTGCCCGAAATGCAGAAATATCATCGCTGCACCTGACGTTTGTGCCCGAACGAGAAGCTGCGTCCTATAAAGATATGGGATTGCTTATCCGTAATGATCAGCAATTTCACTGGTTCAACAAAGGCTATCAAACCTTCGATGATTTTCTCAACGCTTTAAGCTCTCGAAAGAGGAAACAAATCAGGAAGGAACGCAGAACTGCGCTCGAAAATGGCATTACAATTCATCATTTTTCCGGCGACGATTTGAAGGAAGAACATTGGGATGCCTTCTTTGAATTCTATATCGACACGGGCAATCGAAAGTGGGGTCAACCCTATCTGAACAGGCAATTTTTCTCAGAAATCAACAAAAGGATGGCTGATAAAATTGTTCTCATGATGTGCGAACGCGGCGGCGATTATATTGCGGGCGCGCTTAACTTTATTGGTTCAGATACAATATACGGTAGGCACTGGGGATGTATCGAAGACCATCCCTGCCTTCATTTTGAAACCTGCTACTATCAAGCAATTGAGTACGCAATCAACCACGGTCTGAAATGCGTAGAAGCCGGGGCACAGGGTCCACATAAAATAGCACGCGGTTACGAACCAACAAAAACCTACAGCGCCCATTATCTGCGCGATGAAGGTTTTCACAAAGCAGTGGAAAACTTCCTACAAATGGAAACGCGAGAGGTTGATGCCCATATTGAGTATTTAGGCGAGAGAACCCCTTTTAAAAAAGGGGATTAG
- a CDS encoding GNAT family N-acetyltransferase — translation MIIETDRLVLRSWLERDRDPFAALNADPEVMRYFPDIQRRDVSDASVDKRMAHDKEHGFCFWAADLKEANEFIGFIGMEIAHQGIPGAGLPEIGWRLRKDIWGKGLAPEGARACLAYAFSALKASEVISITSENNVPSMRVMEKIGMHRDHDNDFDHPDVPDESPIKPHVLYRISADTFGR, via the coding sequence ATGATTATTGAAACCGATAGGCTTGTTCTTAGGTCGTGGTTAGAGCGTGACCGCGACCCTTTTGCCGCATTAAACGCGGACCCTGAGGTTATGCGCTACTTTCCGGACATCCAACGCCGAGACGTGAGCGACGCAAGCGTCGATAAGCGCATGGCCCATGACAAAGAACATGGATTTTGCTTCTGGGCCGCTGACCTTAAGGAAGCCAATGAATTTATCGGCTTTATCGGCATGGAAATCGCGCATCAGGGCATTCCGGGGGCAGGGCTTCCAGAAATAGGATGGCGCCTGCGAAAAGATATTTGGGGTAAGGGGTTGGCGCCAGAGGGGGCAAGGGCATGCCTTGCTTATGCATTCAGCGCGCTTAAGGCCTCTGAAGTTATTTCCATCACTAGTGAAAATAATGTACCTTCTATGCGTGTTATGGAAAAAATTGGCATGCACAGAGATCACGACAATGATTTTGATCATCCTGATGTGCCCGATGAGAGCCCCATTAAACCACACGTACTCTACCGGATCAGCGCGGATACATTCGGTCGCTAA
- the clpA gene encoding ATP-dependent Clp protease ATP-binding subunit ClpA, whose product MPSFSSNLEETLHRALNEANERSHEYATLEHLLLALLDDSDAVAVLRACGVDIPTVARELEEYLENELDSLKIDAEGMEATPTAGFQRVVQRALLHVQSSGREEITGANILVALFSERESHAVYFLQNQDMSRFDAVNYISHGIAKVPDFSEPRAVHGTEDEDGTESEEAKAKGDKATDTALKAYCVNLNEKAKDGKIDPLIGRSRELERAIQVLCRRSKNNPLFVGDPGVGKTAIAEGLARRIHEGEVPDVLKDATVFSLDMGTLLAGTRYRGDFEERLKSVMKELEDYEGSILFIDEIHTVIGAGATSGGAMDASNLLKPALANGGIRCMGSTTYKEFRSHFEKDRALLRRFQKIDVNEPSVDDAIKILQGIKPYFEEHHGIRYTADAIKTAVELSDRYITDRKLPDKAIDVIDETGAAQMLLAASKRKKTIGVKDVEATVSTIARIPPKSVTRDESRVMKTLEGDLKRVVFGQDQAIEALTASIKLSRAGLREPNKPIGSYLFSGPTGVGKTEVARQLADLLGVELHRFDMSEYMERHSVSRLIGAPPGYVGYDQGGLLTDAIDQQPHSVLLLDEIEKAHPDLFNVLLQVMDNGTLTDHNGKKIDFRNVVLIMTTNAGAKDLAKAAIGFGRDTNDAASEEAIKQTFSPEFRNRLDAVIPFGFLPTEVVAKVVEKFILQLELQLADRGVEITLDTAAKSWLVEKGYDKLYGARPLSRVIQDNIKKPLADELLFGKLSKGGEVIVKVKGDGLGFEIVPHAPKASKKKAGLPAKRNPGKPPVPVKP is encoded by the coding sequence GTGCCAAGCTTTTCCTCAAATTTAGAAGAAACCCTTCATAGGGCGCTGAATGAAGCGAATGAACGCAGCCACGAATATGCCACGTTAGAGCATTTATTGCTCGCGCTTTTGGATGACAGCGATGCCGTCGCGGTTTTAAGAGCATGCGGTGTTGATATTCCAACGGTTGCAAGAGAGCTTGAGGAATATTTGGAAAATGAGCTTGATAGCTTGAAAATTGATGCTGAAGGGATGGAGGCAACGCCAACGGCTGGTTTCCAGCGGGTTGTTCAGCGTGCACTCCTTCACGTCCAGTCTTCTGGTCGCGAGGAAATAACCGGTGCAAACATTCTGGTTGCTTTGTTCTCAGAACGAGAGAGCCATGCAGTTTACTTCCTCCAAAATCAGGATATGAGCCGATTTGATGCGGTGAATTATATTTCGCACGGTATCGCAAAGGTCCCTGACTTTAGTGAACCACGTGCTGTTCATGGCACCGAGGACGAAGACGGAACCGAGAGCGAGGAAGCAAAAGCCAAAGGTGATAAGGCCACCGATACTGCCTTGAAGGCTTATTGTGTCAATCTGAACGAAAAGGCAAAGGACGGTAAAATTGATCCTTTGATTGGCCGCTCACGCGAGTTGGAGCGCGCTATTCAGGTTCTATGCCGTCGCTCCAAAAATAACCCGTTGTTTGTTGGTGATCCCGGCGTCGGTAAGACAGCAATAGCAGAAGGATTGGCAAGGCGCATTCATGAGGGTGAGGTTCCTGATGTCCTTAAGGATGCGACCGTATTCTCGCTTGATATGGGAACCTTGCTTGCAGGCACGCGGTATCGCGGTGATTTTGAAGAACGCCTCAAATCTGTGATGAAAGAACTGGAAGATTATGAAGGTTCAATTCTGTTTATTGATGAAATTCACACTGTTATCGGCGCTGGTGCAACATCAGGTGGGGCCATGGACGCCTCGAACCTTCTAAAGCCTGCGCTTGCAAACGGTGGAATACGCTGTATGGGCTCGACCACTTATAAGGAATTCCGCAGTCATTTTGAAAAAGACCGTGCACTTTTACGGCGCTTCCAGAAGATTGATGTGAATGAGCCTTCTGTTGATGATGCGATCAAGATTTTACAAGGTATCAAGCCGTATTTTGAAGAGCATCATGGTATTCGTTATACTGCTGACGCGATTAAAACCGCGGTGGAATTATCGGATCGCTATATCACAGATCGTAAATTACCCGATAAAGCAATTGATGTGATTGATGAAACCGGTGCAGCTCAAATGCTTTTGGCTGCCAGCAAACGCAAGAAAACCATTGGTGTTAAAGATGTTGAGGCGACGGTTTCAACAATTGCCCGTATCCCGCCAAAATCCGTAACACGCGATGAAAGCCGTGTGATGAAAACGCTTGAAGGTGACCTTAAAAGGGTTGTCTTTGGCCAGGATCAGGCGATCGAGGCACTTACCGCATCCATTAAATTATCGCGTGCTGGTCTGCGTGAACCCAATAAACCGATTGGATCATACCTGTTTTCGGGGCCAACGGGTGTCGGTAAAACCGAGGTTGCCCGGCAGCTTGCGGACCTTCTTGGTGTGGAATTGCATCGCTTTGATATGTCTGAATATATGGAGCGGCATTCGGTGTCGCGCCTTATTGGTGCGCCTCCGGGGTATGTTGGATACGATCAGGGCGGTCTCTTGACCGACGCTATTGATCAGCAGCCACATAGTGTTCTTTTGCTTGATGAGATAGAGAAAGCGCACCCAGACCTCTTTAATGTGCTGTTGCAGGTTATGGATAATGGAACGCTTACTGACCATAATGGTAAGAAAATCGATTTCCGTAATGTCGTGTTGATCATGACAACAAACGCTGGTGCCAAGGACCTAGCAAAGGCGGCTATCGGGTTCGGCCGCGACACCAATGATGCGGCAAGCGAAGAAGCAATTAAGCAAACCTTTAGCCCAGAGTTCAGGAACCGTTTGGATGCGGTTATTCCATTTGGTTTCTTACCGACCGAAGTGGTTGCCAAAGTTGTCGAAAAATTCATTCTTCAGTTAGAACTTCAATTGGCTGACCGAGGGGTTGAAATTACGCTTGATACTGCTGCGAAAAGCTGGCTTGTGGAAAAGGGTTATGACAAGCTTTACGGCGCAAGGCCGCTTTCCCGCGTTATTCAGGACAATATCAAGAAGCCACTCGCTGATGAATTGTTGTTCGGAAAATTATCGAAGGGCGGCGAGGTGATCGTGAAAGTAAAAGGTGATGGCCTTGGTTTTGAAATCGTTCCTCACGCACCGAAGGCTTCGAAGAAAAAGGCGGGATTACCTGCGAAACGCAACCCCGGCAAGCCACCTGTTCCTGTGAAACCTTAA
- the clpS gene encoding ATP-dependent Clp protease adapter ClpS: protein MADKRDDDDNQDGGSGTGVLTRTETKTKKPSMYKVLLLNDDYTPMEFVVHILQRFFRMTVEQATEVMLHVHQKGVGVCGIFTYEIAETKVNQVMSFAQQHEHPLQCTLEKE from the coding sequence ATGGCGGATAAACGCGACGATGATGACAACCAAGATGGCGGTTCTGGAACCGGCGTATTAACACGCACAGAGACCAAAACCAAAAAGCCATCTATGTACAAAGTTTTGCTGTTGAATGACGATTATACCCCGATGGAGTTTGTCGTGCACATTTTACAGCGCTTTTTCCGTATGACTGTCGAGCAGGCAACTGAGGTGATGTTGCATGTGCACCAGAAAGGTGTCGGAGTTTGCGGTATATTTACCTATGAAATCGCTGAAACCAAAGTCAATCAGGTTATGTCTTTTGCTCAACAACATGAGCATCCGCTTCAGTGTACACTTGAAAAAGAATAA
- the pgmG gene encoding phosphoglucomutase/phosphomannomutase PgmG, with protein sequence MIPHNFHPTILREYDVRGIVGETVDVDDARALGKAFGTRVKRSGGTTVSVGYDGRLSSPAFSEALMKGIISTGIDVKCVGLGGTPMLYYSVFELDMDGGVMVTGSHNPPNYNGFKMMLGKKPCFGKAIQGLGTLAQNGDFETGDGNIEYIDIFDRYIERLLKDVDMQDFKVAWDPANGAAGPAVAALVNKLRGEHIVINAEVDGTFPNHHADPTVEENLEQLKEVVRDHNCDIGLSFDGDGDRIGAIDAQGRVVWGDQMLAIMAGDLLQEVPGAPIIADVKASQAFFDRVEELGGEPIMWKTGHSLIKDKMVELAAPLAGEMSGHIFYKHKFYGHDDAIYAGIRFLNAITKQGGDLVKLKDELPQAINTPELRFDCDDTKKFAVIDDVKAWLVARGADVNTIDGVRVNTDDGWWLLRASNTQAVLVARCEAADEAGLKRLKSALSEALMACGVSAPADL encoded by the coding sequence ATGATACCACATAATTTCCACCCCACTATTCTGCGGGAATATGATGTGCGCGGGATTGTTGGTGAAACAGTCGATGTTGATGATGCGCGCGCGCTTGGTAAGGCGTTTGGGACGCGTGTAAAACGCTCTGGGGGGACAACGGTTTCTGTTGGATATGATGGCAGGTTATCATCGCCCGCATTTTCTGAGGCTTTGATGAAAGGGATTATCAGCACAGGAATAGACGTGAAGTGTGTGGGCCTTGGCGGTACACCCATGCTTTATTATTCGGTTTTCGAGCTTGATATGGACGGAGGTGTGATGGTGACAGGCTCACACAATCCGCCAAATTACAACGGCTTTAAAATGATGCTTGGTAAAAAGCCTTGCTTTGGAAAGGCCATTCAGGGGCTGGGCACACTTGCGCAAAATGGCGATTTTGAAACGGGTGATGGTAATATCGAGTATATAGATATTTTTGACCGCTATATCGAACGGCTTTTGAAAGATGTTGATATGCAGGACTTTAAGGTTGCGTGGGACCCTGCAAATGGTGCGGCAGGCCCTGCGGTGGCTGCCCTTGTGAATAAGCTTCGGGGCGAGCATATCGTTATAAATGCCGAGGTTGATGGCACGTTCCCGAACCATCATGCTGACCCAACGGTTGAAGAGAATTTGGAACAGCTCAAGGAAGTTGTACGCGATCATAACTGTGATATTGGCTTGTCGTTTGATGGTGACGGTGACCGTATTGGCGCAATTGATGCCCAAGGGCGCGTCGTGTGGGGGGATCAAATGCTTGCGATTATGGCTGGTGATTTGCTTCAGGAAGTGCCGGGTGCACCCATCATTGCGGATGTAAAGGCAAGCCAAGCATTTTTTGATCGTGTTGAAGAATTAGGCGGTGAACCCATTATGTGGAAAACGGGGCATTCGCTAATAAAGGATAAAATGGTCGAGCTTGCGGCCCCACTTGCTGGTGAAATGTCAGGGCATATTTTCTACAAGCATAAATTCTACGGCCATGATGACGCGATTTATGCAGGCATTCGCTTCCTGAATGCGATTACCAAGCAGGGTGGTGATCTGGTTAAATTAAAGGATGAACTTCCGCAGGCGATTAATACGCCCGAGTTACGTTTTGACTGTGATGACACGAAAAAGTTTGCTGTTATTGATGATGTGAAAGCCTGGTTGGTAGCCCGCGGCGCTGATGTAAATACAATTGATGGCGTCCGGGTTAATACCGATGACGGTTGGTGGCTGTTACGGGCATCAAACACACAGGCTGTCCTTGTTGCCAGGTGTGAGGCGGCGGATGAAGCGGGCTTGAAACGCTTGAAAAGCGCCCTTAGTGAGGCATTAATGGCATGCGGTGTGTCAGCACCCGCCGATTTATAA
- a CDS encoding DnaJ domain-containing protein, translating into MIGWLLVGLLLALSLLWLLGWWSRTDVKTAKNTILWAIVFVCIALAAILVATGRGVFALAPIGYAAWRIFGQAMFAKNVYDKFSNRENRSGMHGTAKAHDLMSRAEALEVLGLNEGASEEDINAAYKKMMAKVHPDRGGNDWMAAKLNEAKRVLLNPKS; encoded by the coding sequence ATGATAGGATGGCTCTTAGTAGGATTATTGTTGGCGTTGTCTCTTTTGTGGCTTCTTGGTTGGTGGTCACGAACTGATGTCAAAACGGCAAAAAATACAATCCTTTGGGCTATTGTGTTCGTTTGTATTGCGCTGGCTGCCATTCTTGTAGCAACAGGGCGCGGCGTATTTGCACTGGCCCCCATTGGCTATGCTGCGTGGAGGATATTCGGGCAGGCGATGTTTGCCAAAAATGTCTATGATAAGTTTTCAAATCGGGAAAACAGATCAGGCATGCACGGTACAGCGAAGGCACATGACCTTATGAGTAGGGCAGAGGCGCTAGAAGTGCTCGGGCTAAATGAGGGGGCAAGCGAAGAGGATATTAACGCTGCCTACAAAAAAATGATGGCGAAGGTGCACCCTGATAGGGGCGGTAATGACTGGATGGCAGCCAAGTTAAACGAAGCAAAGCGTGTACTTTTGAACCCTAAATCATAA
- a CDS encoding division plane positioning ATPase MipZ, producing the protein MSTYGRPYLIVLGNEKGGSGKSTTAMHIVVSLLSEGYRVATIDLDARQKSLTRYVENRRKFCETRGFDLPMPIERVVPRSEYRTADESEADEKARFEAAYSDVADSVDVIVIDCPGSDTFLSRLAHTAADTLVTPVNDSFVDLDLLARVDPENHKVVGPSLYAEMVWKARQRRSMADGASIDWVVLRNRVGTLHAKNKERVEKVLNELTKRIGIRYISGLSERVVYRELFLHGLTLLDLKEIGGLDGKGLSMSHVTARQELRSLMDGLNLPFRREKVA; encoded by the coding sequence ATGTCAACATATGGTCGACCGTATTTGATTGTTCTCGGCAATGAAAAAGGGGGGTCAGGAAAATCTACAACAGCGATGCATATCGTTGTATCCTTGCTTTCAGAAGGATACCGTGTTGCCACGATTGATCTGGATGCACGGCAGAAAAGTTTAACACGTTACGTGGAAAATCGCCGTAAGTTCTGTGAAACCCGTGGTTTCGATTTGCCGATGCCCATCGAGCGCGTTGTGCCAAGGTCAGAGTATCGTACTGCCGACGAATCCGAAGCCGATGAGAAAGCGCGTTTTGAAGCTGCATACAGCGATGTTGCTGATAGTGTAGATGTTATTGTTATTGACTGCCCCGGAAGCGATACATTTTTATCGAGGTTGGCACACACTGCGGCAGATACGCTCGTGACTCCCGTTAATGACAGCTTTGTGGATTTGGACTTGCTCGCCCGCGTTGACCCTGAAAATCATAAGGTGGTAGGGCCTAGCCTGTATGCGGAAATGGTCTGGAAAGCACGTCAACGACGCTCGATGGCAGATGGTGCATCCATTGACTGGGTTGTTCTTAGAAACCGGGTAGGGACGTTGCATGCCAAGAATAAAGAGCGCGTAGAGAAAGTTTTAAATGAGCTTACGAAAAGAATAGGTATCCGGTATATTTCTGGCCTGAGCGAACGTGTTGTTTACCGTGAGTTATTCCTGCACGGCCTTACACTATTGGATTTGAAGGAAATAGGCGGATTGGACGGTAAAGGACTTTCGATGTCACACGTAACGGCGCGTCAAGAACTCCGTTCATTGATGGATGGCTTGAATTTACCGTTTAGACGCGAAAAAGTGGCCTGA
- a CDS encoding glucosaminidase domain-containing protein, whose protein sequence is MKVISRYIGIIALVALFIVLPIFSARYFLQTARITSLEQGTPNYLAHESPPKSTEEVNNKLAGVLAKNFQNIEAIPRVFLTRLPESLPEIENTAKRKQLFISTMLPLILRSNELILADRKTALKLKRKINRGYLLRATERDWIHGLFRKYLSQQERAQIALQPSETDIDRLLYKLDTIPPSLAMAQAAIESGWGSSYFSQEGNALFGQWVWDDNEPGIVPRGREEGKTHRVKSFEYLLDSVISYMTNLNRNSNYPGLRSRRAELKKHNLPVTGLALAPSLLKYSEQGSEYVSKVISMINYNGFDALDNASLAPTRRIADNTTILASN, encoded by the coding sequence ATGAAAGTCATTAGCAGATACATTGGTATCATTGCTCTGGTGGCTTTGTTTATTGTGCTTCCTATTTTCTCGGCGCGCTATTTCCTTCAAACCGCCAGAATCACCAGCTTAGAGCAAGGTACACCAAATTACCTTGCCCATGAGTCTCCTCCGAAAAGCACAGAGGAAGTTAACAATAAACTGGCTGGTGTTCTCGCTAAAAATTTCCAGAATATTGAAGCAATTCCGCGTGTGTTTTTAACACGTCTACCCGAATCACTACCGGAAATTGAGAACACTGCCAAACGGAAACAGTTGTTCATTTCAACAATGCTGCCCTTAATTTTACGCTCGAATGAACTTATTCTAGCCGACAGAAAAACTGCACTAAAATTAAAACGTAAGATTAACCGCGGTTACCTACTAAGGGCCACAGAGCGCGATTGGATCCATGGCCTTTTCAGAAAATATCTAAGCCAACAGGAGCGTGCTCAAATTGCGCTTCAACCTAGTGAAACTGATATTGATCGCCTGCTCTACAAATTGGACACCATCCCGCCCTCGCTTGCCATGGCGCAGGCTGCTATCGAGTCAGGGTGGGGAAGTAGTTACTTTTCGCAAGAAGGCAACGCACTCTTTGGGCAATGGGTTTGGGATGACAATGAGCCAGGAATTGTCCCAAGGGGGAGAGAAGAAGGCAAGACACACCGCGTCAAGAGCTTTGAATATTTACTTGATAGTGTAATAAGTTACATGACAAATTTAAACCGAAATAGTAACTATCCAGGCCTTAGAAGTAGACGCGCAGAACTTAAAAAGCATAATCTTCCAGTGACAGGACTTGCCCTTGCACCTTCGTTATTGAAATACTCCGAACAAGGGAGTGAATATGTTAGTAAAGTCATTAGTATGATCAACTATAATGGCTTTGATGCTCTCGATAATGCCTCATTGGCCCCTACCCGCAGGATAGCCGACAACACGACTATCCTCGCCTCTAATTAG
- the panC gene encoding pantoate--beta-alanine ligase, which produces MNTSALIPVTRTVADLRDIVKKWHADGLKVGLVPTMGALHHGHLSLVNEIASKVDKIIVSIFVNPAQFGENEDLSKYPRQETEDRSKLTETQADLVFAPSVSEMYPDGFETKVAVPKLGKDYEGVNRPGHFEGVATVVTKLILQSHADVAIFGEKDYQQLAVIRRFVKDLNISCEIMGGTLVRENDGLAASSRNVYLSPKERETAGSFNKILKQLVIGAEVGKNLRKLEQDAASELLKAGFTKVDYVSIVDKDTLLPIDKIKGEARVISVARFGNVRLLDNMAINSKE; this is translated from the coding sequence TTGAACACTTCTGCGCTTATCCCTGTTACTCGAACAGTGGCTGACCTTAGAGATATCGTAAAAAAATGGCATGCGGATGGCTTAAAGGTTGGATTAGTACCAACTATGGGCGCCCTGCATCACGGGCACCTATCCCTCGTGAATGAAATCGCGAGTAAAGTTGACAAAATTATCGTGAGCATCTTCGTTAACCCAGCCCAATTTGGAGAAAACGAAGACTTAAGCAAGTACCCTCGTCAGGAAACGGAAGACAGGTCAAAGTTGACCGAAACCCAGGCAGATTTGGTTTTTGCCCCCAGTGTTTCAGAAATGTATCCCGATGGATTTGAAACTAAAGTTGCTGTCCCAAAACTCGGTAAGGATTATGAAGGGGTTAATCGACCGGGTCACTTTGAAGGCGTTGCAACTGTTGTGACGAAACTGATCCTCCAATCCCACGCTGATGTCGCAATCTTTGGCGAAAAGGATTATCAGCAGCTTGCCGTTATCAGGCGCTTTGTCAAAGATTTGAACATTTCCTGTGAAATTATGGGCGGTACACTCGTTCGCGAGAATGATGGCTTAGCTGCCTCCTCGCGGAATGTATATTTATCACCTAAAGAACGCGAAACGGCAGGAAGCTTCAACAAAATACTCAAGCAGTTAGTAATTGGTGCTGAGGTCGGTAAAAACCTTCGCAAACTGGAACAGGATGCAGCAAGCGAACTTTTGAAGGCAGGGTTTACGAAAGTTGACTATGTATCGATCGTTGACAAAGACACGCTTCTGCCAATTGATAAAATTAAAGGCGAAGCCAGAGTTATTTCAGTAGCCAGATTCGGCAATGTTCGTTTGCTGGATAATATGGCGATCAACTCGAAAGAATAA